Proteins found in one Triticum urartu cultivar G1812 chromosome 4, Tu2.1, whole genome shotgun sequence genomic segment:
- the LOC125552624 gene encoding UPF0496 protein 1, protein MGNTSSSSAGGSRPHRPTTSSESGLPHAAAAEELSSYEAACRHDPEVRTFDSTLQRRTSRAISTLAVGVEVRSMSLDSLREVTGCLLDMNQEVVKVILDCKKDIWKSPELFDLVEDYFESSLHTLDFCTALDKCLKRARDSQLLLHVALQRFDDEDDNDAAAAAPAARYARTLHELRQFKAAGDPFTDEFFEAFQAVYRQQLAMLEKLQQRKHRLDKKIKTIKAWRRVSSVIFASTFAAVLICSVVAAAIAAPPVAAALAAAAAIPIGSMGKWIDSLLKGYQDAVRGQKEVVSAMQVGTFIAIKDLDNIRVLINRVEMEIGSMIDCVDFAERDEEAVKFGVEEIKKKLETFMKSVEDLGEQADRCSRDIRRARTVVLQRIIRHPN, encoded by the coding sequence ATGGGGAAcaccagcagcagcagcgccGGCGGCAGCAGGCCCCACCGGCCGACGACCTCGTCGGAGTCGGGGCTGCCGCACGCCGCCGCGGCGGAGGAGCTCAGCTCGTACGAGGCGGCGTGCCGGCACGACCCAGAGGTGCGCACcttcgactccacgctgcagcgcCGCACCAGCCGCGCCATCTCCACGCTGGCGGTGGGGGTCGAGGTGCGCTCCATGTCGCTCGACTCCCTCCGCGAGGTCACCGGCTGCCTCCTGGACATGAACCAGGAGGTGGTCAAGGTCATCCTCGACTGCAAGAAGGACATCTGGAAGAGCCCCGAGCTGTTCGACCTCGTGGAGGACTACTTCGAGAGCAGCCTCCACACCCTCGACTTCTGCACCGCGCTCGACAAGTGCCTCAAGCGCGCCCGCgactcgcagctcctcctccacgTCGCGCTCCAGCGCTTCGACGACGAGGACGAcaacgacgccgccgccgccgcgcccgccgcccGGTACGCGCGCACGCTGCACGAGCTGCGCCAGTTCAAGGCGGCCGGGGACCCCTTCACCGACGAGTTCTTCGAGGCCTTCCAGGCCGTGTACCGGCAGCAGCTGGCCATGCTGGAGAAGCTGCAGCAGCGCAAGCACCGGCTGGACAAGAAGATCAAGACCATCAAGGCGTGGCGCCGGGTGTCGAGCGTCATATTCGCGAGCACCTTCGCGGCGGTGCTCATCTGCTCGGTGGTCGCCGCGGccatcgccgcgccgcccgtCGCAGCGGCATTGGCCGCGGCGGCTGCGATTCCGATAGGGTCCATGGGGAAGTGGATCGACTCGCTGCTCAAAGGGTACCAGGACGCCGTCCGTGGGCAGAAGGAGGTGGTGAGCGCAATGCAGGTCGGCACGTTCATCGCCATCAAGGATCTGGACAACATCAGGGTGCTCATCAACCGGGTGGAGATGGAGATCGGCTCAATGATCGACTGCGTGGACTTCGCGGAGCGGGACGAGGAGGCGGTCAAGTTCGGGGTGGAGGAgatcaagaagaagctggagacCTTCATGAAGAGCGTCGAGGACCTCGGGGAGCAGGCTGACCGGTGTAGCCGAGACATCCGCCGAGCAAGGACCGTCGTGCTGCAAAGGATCATCCGGCATCCCAACTGA